A window from Musa acuminata AAA Group cultivar baxijiao unplaced genomic scaffold, Cavendish_Baxijiao_AAA HiC_scaffold_890, whole genome shotgun sequence encodes these proteins:
- the LOC135664792 gene encoding acetyl-coenzyme A carboxylase carboxyl transferase subunit beta, chloroplastic-like, translating into MGKWWFRSMLSNEKLEHRCGLSKSRCGLSKSMDSLDGIGHTSRSEQPILNDTKNDTKKKIPSWNHSGNYSFTNVDSLFEIKDIWSLISDDTFLVRDSNGDSYSVYFDIENQIFEVDNDSSFLSELEKKLSSYLSRGSKKKNHYYYHYMYDTQSGWNNHINSCIDSYLRFEVSINSSISGSTNNYSDSYFYNFICTENRNSSESGRSSKRTRKNFNDFHEEVESDFHEEVEFHEEVESDFHEEVESDFHEEVEFHEEVESNDFNEEVESDFNEEVESDFNEEVESDFNEEVESDFNEEVESDFNEEVEFHEEVEFHEEVESDFHEEVESNDFNINQKYKHLWVQCENCYGLNYKKFFKSKMNICEQCGYHLKMSSSDRIELSIDPGTWDPLDKDMISIDPIDFRSKEEPYGDRIDSYQRRTGLADAIQTGIGQINGIPVAIGVMDFQFMGGSMGSVVGEKITRLIEYATNRSLPVIIVCASGGARMQEGSLSLMQMAKISSASSNYQSDKKLFYVSILTSPTTGGVTASFGMLGDIIIAEPNAYIAFAGKRVIEQTLKKVIPEGSQVSEYLFHKGLFDPIVPRNLLKGVLGELFQLHGFFPLNPSSKM; encoded by the coding sequence ATGGGAAAATGGTGGTTCCGTTCGATGTTGTCTAACGAGAAGTTAGAACATAGGTGTGGGCTAAGTAAATCTAGGTGTGGGCTAAGTAAATCAATGGATAGTCTTGATGGTATTGGACATACCAGTAGAAGTGAACAACCTATTCTAAACGATACGAAGAACGATACGAAGAAAAAGATTCCTAGTTGGAATCATAGTGGTAATTATAGTTTCACTAATGTTGATTCTTtatttgaaatcaaggatatttGGAGTTTGATCTCTGATGACACTTTTTTAGTTAGGGATAGTAATGGTGACAGTTACTCTgtatattttgatattgaaaATCAGATTTTTGAGGTTGACAATGATAGTTCTTTTCTGAGTGAACTAGAAAAAAAACTTTCTAGTTATTTGAGTAGGGGGTCTAAGAAAAAGAATCACTACTATTATCATTACATGTATGATACTCAATCTGGTTGGAATAATCACATTAATAGTTGCATTGATAGTTATCTTCGTTTTGAAGTCAGTATTAATAGTTCTATTTCGGGTAGTACCAACAATTACAGTGACAGTTACTTTTATAACTTCATTTGTACTGAAAATAGAAATAGTAGTGAGAGCGGTAGGTCTAGTAAAAGAACTAGAAAAAATTTCAATGATTTCCATGAAGAGgtggaatccgatttccatgaagaagtagaattccacgaagaagtagaatccgacttccatgaagaagtagaatccgatttccatgaagaagtagaattccacgaagaagtagaatccaatgatttcaatgaagaagtagaatctgatttcaatgaagaagtggaatccgatttcaatgaagaagtggaatccgatttcaatgaagaagtggaatccgatttcaatgaagaagtggaatccgatttcaatgaagaagtagaattccatgaagaagtagaattccatgaagaagtagaatccgacttccatgaagaagtagaatccaatgatttcaatataaatcaaaaataCAAACATTTATGGGTTCAATGCGAAAATTGTTatggattaaattataaaaaattttttaagtcaaaaatgaatatttgtgaacagtgtggatatcatttgaaaatgagtAGTTCAGATAGAATTGAACTTTCGATTGATCCCGGAACTTGGGATCCTCTGGATAAAGATATGATATCTATAGACCCCATTGATTTTCGTTCAAAAGAGGAACCTTATGGAGATCGTATCGATTCTTATCAAAGAAGGACAGGTTTAGCTGATGCTATTCAAACAGGCATAGGTCAAATAAATGGTATTCCCGTAGCAATTGGCGTTATGGATTTTCAGTTTATGGGAGGTAGTATGGGATCCGTAGTAGGCGAGAAAATTACTCGTTTGATCGAGTATGCTACTAATCGATCTCTACCTGTCATTATTGTGTGTGCTTCTGGAGGAGCACGCATGCAAGAAGGAAGTTTGAGCTTGATGCAAATGGCTAAAATATCTTCTGCTTCATCTAATTATCAATCAGATAAAAAGTTATTCTATGTATCAATTCTTACATCTCCTACAACTGGTGGAGTAACAGCCAGTTTTGGTATGTTGGGGGATATCATTATTGCTGAACCTAACGCCTACATTGCATTTGCGGGTAAAAGAGTAATtgaacaaacattaaaaaaggtaatacCTGAAGGTTCACAAGTGTCTGAGTATTTATTCCATAAAGGTTTATTCGACCCAATAGTACCACGTAATCTTTTAAAAGGTGTTCTGGGTGAGTTATTTCAGCTCCACGGTTTCTTTCCCTTGAATCCAAGTTCAAAAATGTAA
- the LOC135664793 gene encoding ATP synthase subunit beta, chloroplastic, translating to MRINPTPSSPAVSTLEEQNLGRIAQIIGPVLDVVFPPGKMPNIYNALVVKGRDTIGQQINVTCEVQQLLGNNRVRAVAMSATDGLMRGMEVIDTGAPLSVPVGGATLGRIFNVLGEPVDNLGPVDTSTTSPIHRPAPAFIQLETKLSIFETGIKVVDLLAPYRRGGKIGLFGGAGVGKTVLIMELINNIAKAHGGVSVFGGVGERTREGNDLYMEMKESGVINEKNIAESKVALVYGQMNEPPGARMRVGLTALTMAEYFRDVNEQDVLLFIDNIFRFVQAGSEVSALLGRMPSAVGYQPTLSTEMGSLQERITSTKEGSITSIQAVYVPADDLTDPAPATTFAHLDATTVLSRGLAAKGIYPAVDPLDSTSTMLQPRIVGEEHYETAQRVKQTSQRYKELQDIIAILGLDELSEEDRLTVARARKIERFLSQPFFVAEVFTGSPGKYVGLAETIRGFQLILSGELDSLPEQAFYLVGNIDEATAKAMNLEEESKLKK from the coding sequence atgagaatcaaTCCTACCCCTTCTAGTCCTGCGGTTTCcacacttgaagaacaaaacctAGGGCGTATCGCTCAAATTATTGGCCCAGTACTGGATGTTGTTTTTCCTCCGGGCAAGATGCCTAATATTTATAACGCTTTGGTAGTTAAGGGTCGAGATACTATTGGTCAGCAAATTAATGTGACTTGTGAGGTACAACAATTATTAGGAAATAATCGAGTTAGAGCTGTAGCTATGAGTGCTACAGATGGACTGATGAGAGGAATGGAAGTGATTGACACGGGAGCTCCTCTAAGCGTTCCAGTCGGTGGAGCTACCCTCGGACGAATTTTCAACGTTCTTGGGGAGCCTGTTGATAATTTAGGTCCTGTAGATACTAGCACAACATCTCCTATTCATAGACCTGCACCTGCCTTTATACAGTTAGAGACGAAATTATCAATCTTTGAAACAGGAATTAAAGTAGTGGATCTTTTAGCTCCTTATCGCCGTGGAGGAAAAATCGGACTATTTGGAGGAGCTGGAGTAGGTAAAACAGTACTCATCATGGAATTGATCAACAACATTGCCAAAGCTCATGGAGGCGTATCTGTATTTGGCGGAGTAGGCGAACGTACTCGTGAAGGAAATGATCTTTACATGGAAATGAAAGAATCCGgagtaattaatgaaaaaaatattgcagAATCAAAAGTAGCTCTAGTCTACGGTCAAATGAATGAACCGCCGGGAGCTCGTATGAGAGTTGGTTTGACTGCCCTAACTATGGCGGAATATTTCCGGGATGTTAATGAACAAGACGTACTTCTATTCATCGACAATATCTTTCGTTTCGTCCAAGCAGGATCAGAAGTATCCGCCTTATTGGGGAGAATGCCTTCTGCAGTGGGTTATCAACCTACCCTTAGTACAGAAATGGGTTCTTTGCAAGAAAGAATTACTTCTACCAAAGAGGGATCTATAACTTCGATCCAAGCCGTTTATGTACCTGCGGACGATTTGACCGACCCTGCTCCTGCCACGacatttgcacatttagatgctaCTACCGTATTATCGAGAGGATTAGCTGCCAAAGGTATTTATCCAGCAGTGGATCCTTTAGATTCAACGTCAACTATGTTACAACCTCGGATCGTTGGCGAGGAACATTATGAAACTGCGCAAAGAGTTAAGCAAACTTCACAACGTTACAAAGAACTTCAGGACATTATAGCTATTCTTGGGTTGGACGAATTATCCGAAGAAGATCGTTTAACTGTAGCAAGAGCACGAAAAATCGAGCGTTTCTTATCACAACCCTTCTTCGTGGCAGAAGTATTTACTGGTTCTCCAGGAAAATATGTTGGTCTTGCAGAAACAATTAGGGGGTTTCAACTGATCCTTTCCGGAGAATTAGACAGTCTTCCCGAGCAGGCCTTTTATTTAGTAGGTAACATCGATGAAGCTACCGCGAAAGCTATGAACTTAGAAGAGGAGAGCAAATTGAAGAAATGA
- the LOC135664795 gene encoding ribulose bisphosphate carboxylase large chain, which translates to MSCREGLMSPQTETKASVGFKAGVKDYKLNYYTPDYEVKDTDILAAFRVTPQPGVPPEEAGAAVAAESSTGTWTTVWTDGLTSLDRYKGRCYHIEAVVGEENQYIAYVAYPLDLFEEGSVTNMFTSIVGNVFGFKALRALRLEDLRIPTSYSKTFQGPPHGIQVERDKLNKYGRPLLGCTIKPKLGLSAKNYGRAVYECLRGGLDFTKDDENVNSQPFMRWRDRFLFCTEALFKAQAETGEIKGHYLNATAGTCEEMMKRAICARELGVPIVMHDYLTGGFTANTSLAHYCRDNGLLLHIHRAMHAVIDRQKNHGMHFRVLAKALRMSGGDHIHAGTVVGKLEGEREMTLGFVDLLRDDYIEKDRSRGIFFTQDWVSMPGVLPVASGGIHVWHMPALTEIFGDDSVLQFGGGTLGHPWGNAPGAVANRVALEACVQARNEGRDLAREGNEIIREASKWSPELAAACEVWKEIKFEFEPVDKLDKEKK; encoded by the coding sequence ATGAGTTGTAGGGAGGGACTTATGTCACCACAAACAGAGACTAAAGCAAGTGTTGGATTTAAAGCTGGTGTTAAAGATTACAAATTGAATTATTATACTCCTGACTACGAAGTCAAAGATACTGATATCTTGGCAGCATTCCGAGTAACTCCTCAACCTGGAGTTCCGCCCGAAGAAGCAGGGGCTGCGGTAGCTGCCGAATCTTCTACTGGTACATGGACAACTGTGTGGACTGATGGACTTACCAGTCTTGATCGTTACAAAGGGCGATGCTACCACATCGAGGCCGTTGTTGGGGAGGAAAATCAATATATTGCTTATGTAGCTTATCCTTTAGACCTTTTTGAAGAAGGTTCTGTTACTAACATGTTTACTTCCATTGTGGGTAATGTATTTGGTTTCAAAGCCTTACGAGCTCTACGTCTGGAGGATCTGCGAATTCCCACTTCTTATTCCAAAACTTTCCAAGGCCCGCCTCACGGCATTCAGGTTGAAAGAGATAAGTTGAACAAGTATGGTCGTCCCCTATTGGGATGCACTATTAAACCAAAATTGGGATTATCTGCAAAAAACTACGGTAGAGCGGTTTATGAATGTCTACGTGGTGGACTTGATTTTACCAAAGATGATGAAAACGTAAACTCACAACCATTTATGCGTTGGAGAGATCGTTTCTTATTTTGCACCGAAGCACTTTTTAAAGCGCAGGCCGAAACAGGTGAAATCAAAGGACATTACTTGAATGCTACTGCGGGTACatgtgaagaaatgatgaaaagggCCATATGTGCCAGAGAATTAGGAGTTCCTATCGTAATGCATGACTACTTAACTGGTGGATTCACTGCAAATACTAGCTTGGCTCATTATTGCCGTGACAACGGCCTACTTCTTCACATCCATCGCGCAATGCATGCAGTTATTGATAGACAGAAAAATCATGGTATGCATTTCCGTGTACTAGCTAAAGCATTACGTATGTCTGGTGGAGATCATATTCACGCCGGTACAGTAGTAGGTAAACTGGAAGGGGAACGTGAGATGACTTTAGGTTTCGTTGATTTATTACGTGATGATTATATCGAAAAAGACCGAAGTCGCGGTATTTTCTTCACTCAAGATTGGGTCTCTATGCCAGGTGTTCTGCCCGTGGCTTCAGGGGGTATTCATGTTTGGCATATGCCTGCTCTGACCGAAATCTTTGGGGATGATTCCGTACTACAGTTTGGCGGAGGAACTTTAGGACACCCTTGGGGAAATGCACCTGGTGCAGTAGCTAATAGGGTGGCTTTAGAGGCGTGTGTACAAGCTCGTAATGAGGGACGTGATCTTGCTCGTGAAGGTAATGAAATTATCCGTGAAGCTAGCAAATGGAGCCCTGAACTAGCCGCTGCTTGTGAAGTATGGAAAGAGATCAAATTCGAATTCGAACCAGTAGATAAGCTagataaagagaaaaagtaa